The Daucus carota subsp. sativus chromosome 2, DH1 v3.0, whole genome shotgun sequence genome includes a window with the following:
- the LOC108209367 gene encoding general transcription and DNA repair factor IIH helicase subunit XPB1, whose amino-acid sequence MGHGEKGRPSKRHKAKEDHRAEEEEVYYTEDFEDINQDGENKRDFTKLELKPDHANRPLWACADGRIFLETFSPLYKQAYDFLIAIAEPVCRPESMHEYNLTPHSLYAAVSVGLETETVISVLNKLSKTKLPKEMIDFIHASTANYGKVKLVLKKNRYFVESPFPEVLKKLLKDEVISRSRIASEGNDGFTISKSLGEIEGRHEELLNEAQLAAAAEEKEAHAFEVDPAQVENVKQRCLPNALNYPMLEEYDFRNDTVNPDLDMELKPQAQPRPYQEKSLSKMFGNGRARSGIIVLPCGAGKSLVGVSAASRIKKSCLCLATNAVSVDQWAFQFKLWSTIRDDQICRFTSDSKERFRGNAGVVVTTYNMVAFGGKRSEESEKIIEEIRNREWGLLLMDEVHVVPAHMFRKVISITKSHCKLGLTATLVREDERITDLNFLIGPKLYEANWLDLVKGGFIANVQCAEVWCPMTKEFFAEYLRKENSKKKQALYVMNPNKFRACEFLIRFHEEQRRDKIIVFADNLFALIEYAKKLKKPMIYGATSHVERTKILEAFKTSRDVNTVFLSKVGDNSIDIPEANVIIQISSHAGSRRQEAQRLGRILRAKGRLQDRMAGGKEEYNAFFYSLVSTDTQEMYYSTKRQQFLIDQGYSFKVITGLPPPDTGAELSYYSLDEQNKLLTKVLTAGDDQVGLEILDEDTDDVALQKARRSMGSMSYMSGANGKIYMEYNTGRNKGQMRSKPKDPTKRHQLFKKRFV is encoded by the exons CAGCAAAAGGCACAAGGCTAAG GAGGATCATAGGGCTGAAGAAGAGGAGGTCTACTATACAGAAGACTTTGAAGATATTAATCAAGATG GGGAAAATAAAAGGGATTTTACTAAGTTGGAGCTTAAGCCAGATCATGCGAATAGACCGTTATGGGCTTGCGCGGATGGGCGCATCTTTCTTGAGACTTTCTCTCCCTTGTACAAACAAGCATATGATTTTCTTATTGCCATTGCAGAACCAGTTTGCAG GCCAGAGTCTATGCATGAGTATAATTTGACTCCACACTCGTTGTATGCGGCTGTATCAGTGGGTCTTGAAACTGAAACTGTCATATctgttttaaataaattgtcAAAGACCAAGCTTCCAAAGGAGATGATTGACTTCATACATGCTTCAACTGCCAATTATGGCAAAGTAAAGCTTGTACTTAAGAAAAATCgatattttgttgaatctcCATTTCCAGAG GTACTGAAAAAGTTGCTGAAAGATGAAGTTATATCTCGTTCAAGGATTGCTTCTGAG GGAAATGATGGCTTCACTATTAGCAAGTCATTGGGTGAAATTGAAGGTAGACATGAAGAGTTATTAAATGAAGCACAACTAGCTGCTGCAGCTGAAGAGAAAGAAGCTCACGCATTTGAAGTCGATCCTGCTCAG GTTGAAAATGTTAAGCAGCGTTGCTTGCCAAATGCGTTGAACTATCCAATGCTCGAGGAGTATGACTTCAGAAACGACACT gTCAATCCTGATCTTGACATGGAATTGAAGCCTCAGGCACAGCCACGACCGTATCAAGAAAAAAGTCTTAGTAAGATGTTTGGGAATG GCAGAGCTAGATCTGGTATTATTGTATTACCATGCGGTGCAGGGAAGTCTTTAGTAGGTGTATCTGCAGCTTCCCGTATAAAAAAGAGCTGCCTTTGTTTAGCTACTAATGCTGTTTCAGTGGACCAATGGGCATTTCAGTTTAAATTGTGGTCGACCATTCGAGACGATCAAATTTGCAGGTTCACCTCTGACAGCAAAGAGAGATTTCGCGGTAATGCTGGTGTTGTTGTGACCACATATAATATGGTAGCATTTGGTGGGAAGCGATCTGAAGAATCTGAAAAGATTATTGAGGAAATAAGAAATAGAGAATGGGGTTTGCTTCTCATGGACGAG GTCCACGTGGTTCCTGCTCACATGTTTAGAAAGGTCATCAGCATTACCAAATCTCACTGCAAGCTGGGGTTAACTG CTACACTTGTACGTGAGGATGAAAGAATTACGGACTTGAACTTTCTGATTGGGCCTAAGTTGTATGAAGCAAATTGGCTGGATTTGGTAAAAGGCGGGTTTATTGCAAATGTTCAGTGTGCTGAAGTGTGGTGTCCAATGACAAAGGAGTTCTTTGCCGAATATCTGAGGAAAGAAAATTCTAAAAAGAAGCAG GCACTATATGTGATGAACCCTAATAAGTTTAGAGCTTGCGAGTTTCTTATTCGATTTCATGAGGAGCAACGCCGTGATAAGATTATTGTATTTGCTGACAATCTTTTTGCACTCATAGAATACGCAAAGAAGCTAAAGAAGCCTATGATATATGGTGCCACAAG CCATGTTGAGAGGACCAAAATTCTTGAAGCTTTCAAAACAAGTCGAGACGTGAACACAGTTTTCCTTTCAAAG GTAGGTGATAACTCTATAGATATTCCTGAGGCAAATGTGATCATTCAAATTTCATCACATGCTGGTTCAAGGCGTCAAGAAGCCCAACGACTTGGTCGTATTCTCAGGGCGAAG GGTCGGCTTCAAGATCGAATGGCAGGTGGTAAGGAGGAATATAATGCCTTCTTTTACTCCCTAGTATCAACAGATACACAG GAAATGTACTACTCAACAAAAAGGCAGCAGTTTCTGATTGATCAAGGGTACAGCTTTAAG GTAATCACAGGATTGCCTCCACCTGATACAGGTGCGGAGCTGAGCTATTATAGTCTGGATGAACAAAATAAACTTCTTACAAAG GTACTAACTGCAGGTGATGATCAAGTTGGTTTGGAGATATTAGACGAGGATACAGATGATGTGGCCCTTCAGAAAGCCCGTCGTTCCATGGGGTCTATGAGTTACATGTCAGGAGCAAATGGAAAGATTTACATGGAGTACAA CACGGGACGAAACAAAGGCCAGATGCGAAGCAAGCCCAAGGATCCAACAAAGAGACATCAACTTTTCAAGAAACGTTTTGTTTAA